A section of the Paenibacillus aurantius genome encodes:
- the rsmD gene encoding 16S rRNA (guanine(966)-N(2))-methyltransferase RsmD: MRVISGTAKGRPLKAVPGTGTRPTTDKVKEAVFSMIGPYFDGGRALDLFAGTGGLGIEALSRGMEQAVFVDKDSKSIEVIRENLKTAKVEGKAEVYRNEAVRALKALAKREVRFDLVFLDPPYRMKDMDALMLLMKEQRLLNDGATVMIEHDSSHTYPEEAGSFHTVKHSVYGETAITVYRYNEEDGDNEELTQDEEDQA; encoded by the coding sequence ATGAGAGTCATATCGGGAACGGCCAAAGGAAGGCCGCTTAAAGCCGTGCCCGGCACAGGGACGCGTCCTACGACGGACAAGGTTAAGGAGGCCGTTTTCAGCATGATCGGCCCTTACTTTGACGGGGGACGGGCTTTGGACCTGTTCGCCGGGACGGGCGGCTTGGGCATTGAAGCGTTAAGCAGGGGGATGGAACAAGCGGTCTTCGTTGACAAAGATAGCAAGAGCATCGAGGTGATCCGCGAGAACCTGAAGACGGCCAAGGTGGAAGGGAAAGCCGAGGTTTACCGCAATGAGGCGGTGCGGGCGCTGAAGGCGCTTGCCAAACGGGAGGTGCGGTTCGATCTGGTTTTTCTGGATCCGCCTTACCGGATGAAAGACATGGACGCACTTATGCTCCTTATGAAAGAACAGCGCCTGCTGAACGACGGGGCGACGGTTATGATCGAGCATGATTCGTCCCATACGTACCCCGAGGAGGCCGGTTCGTTTCATACGGTGAAGCATTCCGTTTACGGAGAGACCGCTATAACGGTATACCGGTATAACGAAGAGGACGGAGACAACGAGGAGCTGACGCAGGATGAAGAAGATCAAGCATGA
- a CDS encoding NupC/NupG family nucleoside CNT transporter: MRILYLLTGLALVFIVCSLFSYNRKGIRLRPVLAMLAAQLILAFLLLNTQVGIWLISLVSRMFGKLVDFGIAGVDFVFGGLENPGASTFFLDVLLPIVFISILIGILNFFRILPWIIKYVGLGLSKLNGMGKLENYIAVSSAFLGQSEVFLTTKQQLGLVSRRRLYTLCTSAMSAVSMAIVGAYMTMLPPKYVVVAIVLNILSALIVANLINPYELAEGEDLYGIGEGEKHDSFFQMISDSIMDGFKVAIIVGAMLIGYIALIAMINYLFELVFQISFQAVLGYIFAPVAFLMGVPWGEAVQAGSVMATKLISNEFVAMLSFKDMAGGLSAKTVAIVSVFLVSFANFSSVGIITGSVKALNEKQGDQVARFGLRLLLGSTVASVLSGTIAGLFI; the protein is encoded by the coding sequence ATGAGGATTCTGTATCTGTTGACGGGGCTCGCCCTGGTCTTTATCGTATGCTCGCTGTTCAGCTATAACCGCAAAGGCATCCGGCTGCGTCCCGTTCTGGCTATGCTGGCCGCCCAGCTGATCCTGGCCTTTCTTCTCCTCAATACCCAGGTAGGGATCTGGCTCATCAGTCTCGTTTCCCGGATGTTCGGCAAGCTGGTTGATTTCGGAATCGCCGGAGTGGATTTTGTGTTCGGAGGACTGGAAAACCCCGGAGCCTCGACCTTCTTTCTCGATGTTCTGCTTCCGATCGTTTTTATCTCCATTCTGATCGGAATTCTGAATTTCTTCCGGATTTTGCCCTGGATCATCAAATACGTGGGACTCGGGCTCAGCAAGCTGAACGGCATGGGCAAGCTGGAGAACTACATAGCCGTTTCCTCGGCTTTCTTGGGGCAGTCCGAAGTCTTTCTGACCACGAAGCAGCAGCTCGGTCTCGTCTCCAGAAGGCGGCTCTATACCCTTTGTACTTCCGCCATGAGTGCCGTAAGCATGGCCATCGTAGGGGCCTACATGACTATGCTTCCTCCGAAATATGTGGTGGTTGCCATTGTGTTGAACATCCTCTCCGCGCTGATCGTGGCCAATCTCATCAATCCGTACGAGCTGGCGGAAGGGGAAGATTTGTATGGGATCGGGGAAGGAGAGAAGCACGACTCTTTCTTCCAGATGATCAGCGACAGCATCATGGACGGCTTCAAGGTGGCGATCATCGTCGGAGCCATGCTGATCGGGTACATCGCTTTAATCGCCATGATCAACTACTTGTTCGAGCTGGTCTTTCAGATCTCTTTCCAGGCGGTGCTCGGGTATATTTTTGCCCCCGTGGCTTTCCTGATGGGGGTTCCGTGGGGAGAGGCGGTTCAGGCGGGGTCCGTGATGGCCACCAAGCTGATCTCGAACGAATTCGTGGCGATGCTCTCCTTCAAGGACATGGCAGGAGGACTCTCCGCCAAAACGGTGGCGATTGTCTCCGTCTTCCTCGTCAGCTTCGCGAATTTCAGCTCCGTTGGCATCATTACCGGCTCGGTAAAAGCCCTTAATGAGAAACAGGGGGATCAGGTAGCCCGCTTCGGGCTCCGGCTTCTGCTCGGCTCCACCGTCGCCTCCGTCCTTTCGGGGACGATAGCGGGACTCTTTATCTAG